Part of the Vigna unguiculata cultivar IT97K-499-35 chromosome 3, ASM411807v1, whole genome shotgun sequence genome, ATTAAATATCTGAGAAAGTAAAAGATAGTGTAAGTAGTTagaaactttttaatattagatTTGGTAATCTTGGTTATACTTTATAGAGGTGTTTTTACaatgaacatattttttttgCATCCATGGATGTTTGATTGGAAAAATTCACTTGAATCATGAATCCCTTAATGTGGCAAAAGATTGTCTGGGTCTACTATGTTCAGTGGCATTCAAATACCAACTTCTTTAGATCCTTTGAATGGTGATATTCTAGAGAACTtgttaatttagtatttttgagATGCTAACATTGCTTGCTCACTGTAAGATTTTAATTTGAGTGtatattgaatattaaatattttcactttCATCAGGTCTATATATTAGTGCACATGGGCTTTACTCATCTGAATATGCCAGCAGGCCAGGTAATACTCTAAATTTATTGGATAGATTTAATaaacaatgtaaaatattttatgcctCTATCCTTCACTATTCTGGAGTTTACTGCTGTAAGTTGGGTATGTCTCATCTAGCTTAAATCAGTGTCAGGATTAAGTATACATATAAAATGCATTCTCAATTTTTGTCTTTATGTATATACTCAATCTTAATCATCTATCTCATTTGTCTACTCtccatttctaatttttatatcatttttttaaatgaacttTTCATTATTTGATAATTACATAATATCACAATCTAAAGTATCGAAAATGTAATTTATACACTTAAATACACAtacttattatgaaatttaattttagtataactCATGTATGAAAActattttcataactttaattatatgATAACGACCTTCCAGTTTGTATACTACGGTAGGTACATAAACTAGTTTGTTCCTATGTTCTTTTGGATTATTACACAATTGAGAGTGAGAACACACATGGTTAACGCTTCCTATTAGTTtctaattatatcattttatcttCTAACTCTTGTTTCCAACCACACAataaagaaaaagggaaaaggaaCATTGACTTAAATCTAcgaatttagaaaaaaaaagagtaaatgagaaaaaaaaagtagtagATAGCAAAGGGTAGAAACTATATACGCTGCTAAGGTTCGAATAGCCAAGGGCCAGATTTTGATCATGATCTACCCCTTTTCTTACTACTTGCTTTTTTAAGTCTTCCATCTCATATTCCACTTTCCATAGTATatgtacaaatataaatatatatttagattcTCTTATTTATAGAATTTCATGAACAAGAGTTTGGTTGTGTGAATTAAACTATGGTACGAGGGAGTTTGGTTCATAAATTACTTATACGGTCAATACTATGTGGATGTATATGTaggtattaattattatgttaaaggaaaggaaaaaagaaaaataaaaattgtggaGGATATAAGATGTAGTGAGGTATAGCTAACACAATGGCGTGAGAGagtagaagaaaagaagaaaattatgcGCGAGCTgtctatatatattattattgataaataaagtaattaggCAGACTAATTAATTATcgatattattattagaaactATAAAACGGACCACActttatgattaaattaatcTCACATCACTCATCACTCATCCACCAACTGTCTTTTCTtggaaataaataatatcttgaataaatatttatataacgaAAATTGAGATGAAGAAAAATGCAGAGAATGGAATACTGAGAAAGAACAGCAGAAACTCTCCAAAGTTggaactacaaaaaaaatagttctcAAAACTTGGTTtaactacaaaaaaatttactGTTGTGTTGATGGTTGTATGTTATTTTACACTATGGAAGATATGCCATTGAAAGAATGCAAATTTTGTGATAAACCACGTTTTCAAATGAAAGGTGTTGGTAGGTACAAAGAGGTTCCTATTAAGAGAATGCATTATTTGCCTCTCATTCCTAGGCTTAAGAGATTATATGCCTCTATGAGTTATGCTCCACATATGAGGTGGCATTATGAAAATAGAAGAGAACCTGGGGTGTTGTGTCATCCGTCTGATGGTGAAGCTTGGAAACATTTTGATAAAATGTATCCTGAATTTGCATCTGAACCAAGAAATGTGAGGTTAGCTTTATCTTCTGATGGGTTTTCACCTTTCTATAACTCGACTCCACCTTATTCTTGTTGGCCGGTAATTGTCACTCCTTATAATCTTCCTCCAGAGTTATGCATGACAACTCCCTTTATGTTTTTGACATTAATCATCCCTGGGCCAGATAGTCCGAAAGGTAAAATAGATGTGTATTTGCAACCATTGATTGACGAGTTAAAACAATTATGGACTGGAGTGTTGACATATGATATttcgaaaaaagaaaattttatcatGATAGCTGCCTTAATGTGGACTGTTAGTGATTTTCCTGCATATGGAATGTTGTCGGGTTGGAGTACATCGGGGAGATTagcatgtccatattgtatgaACCAATCAAAGGCTTTTAGATTGAAAAACGGTAGAAAATTTTCTTGGTTTGATCCCATCGTCAATTTTTGCCTATGGACTATTCATTTAGAAGAAATAAGGatgcattttataaaaattgaattgaaaagtCTCAACCTCCACACCTTTTGTCTGGGAATGAATTATGGGAACAAATTTGTCTTTTTCCAAAAGTCACTGAAGTCAGTCCTTGTGTATGTGATGAACATGGTGAGTCTCATAATTGGACGAAACAAAGCATCTTTTGAGAGTTTCCTTATTGGAAAACCAAATTGATAAGACATAATCTTGATGTAATGCATATAgagaaaaatgtatttgataATGTCTTTAACACTGTTatggatataaaaaataagaccAAAGATAATGTTAAGGCAAGAATAGACTTGAAAGAGTATTGTAAACGAAGGGAACTAGAACTACATATTTTGCCTAGTGGAAAAGTATTAAAGCCTAAAGCAAAGTTTGCTTTGCCCAACGAACAAAGAACTTTTGTTTACAAGTGGATTAGTGAGTTGAAAATTCCATATGGGTATGCCTCAAATTTGTGTAGGTGTGTAAACCTAGATCAGAGGAAGTTGTTTGGGATGAAAACTCATGATTGCCATGTATTAATGGAGATGCTATTACCTATTGTTTTTCGTGCACTTCCCCATCAAGTGTGGAATCCTATAGCTGAATTAAGTAAGTTTTTTAAGGATTTGTGCTCTACAATTTTGAGAGTGGATGATTTGTTATTAATGGAAAAGAACATCATCATTACAACATGTAAGTTGGAACGAATCTTTCCACCTGGATTTTTCAATTCCATGGAGCATCTACCTATTCATTTACCTTATGAAGCAAGAGTAGGAGGTCCTGTTCAATATCGATGGATGTATCCATTTGAGAGGTAattgtttatttcatttaatgtaaatagaatttatttcttatttttgagTTTACTAGTTAACAATATGATTTTGGATAGGTACTTGAATAGGTTGAAACGAATGGTTAAAAACAAATCCCATGTCAAAGGATCTATTTGTGAGGCATACTTAAGCATGGAGACTTCTCATTTCTGTTCATATTATTTTGAGCCACATGTCCAATCAATGAGAACTAAAGTTAGTCGAAATGATTTTGGAGGTCAAAGTGACAGAAGTTACAAAACTTTATCTGTTTTCAATTATATTGGTCGTCCAACAAGAACTTGTAACAGTCATTATTTGGATGAAAAAGAATTAGTTGCTGTGCATTTACATGTCTTGCTTAATTGTGAAGAAGTTCAACCATATATTGGGTAAGTAATTTAAGATtatatctcatttatttattttgttaataattgcTTGTAATTCATATAAGAGTGTATACAATTACAGATACTTTGTGCAATATTTGGAAGCATCTATTCCAAATATAAATCGAACAGATATTGATAGGAGAATTGCGTCCGAATTTCCATTTTGGTTTCGAACATATGTAAgtattctattattttctcCTAACTAatcttattaattttgaaaattaatgacatagtgttttttatttataggtTCATGATAGAAATAACTTAGTACAAAATCAATATTTGCATCACTTGGCATGGGGCCCTCAAAAAAAGGTTCATACTTGGCCCATATACTTTGTCAATGGTTTCAAGTTTCACACGGAAGAATGGAGTATTGGTAAAAAAACAATCAATTGTGGAGTTTGTGTAAAGGAAGATGGTGAACAATACTACTATGGTATTGTTAAAGAAATTATGCAAGTAGAATACTCAGGAGAACCAACCAATCAATTAGTGGTATTTAATTGTGAGTGGTTTGATAATACCATTAATCATGGTATAAAAGTTGAACCCCAATATGGCATAGTGGAGGTTAATTTTCATAGAAGATATTCAAATTTTGATCCTTTCATATTTGCAACAAATGCAATTCAAGTATATTATGTACCTTAtcctgaaaaaataaaagaaaaggttgATTGGTGGGTTGTCATTAAAACCAAACCAAGATGTACAGTTGATGATCGATATACATTAGAAGTTGCTTACCAAGAATCAACAACTAATGTTAATATCACAACAAATGAGGAGCTACTTGTTCATTTGGTGGATGGAGAAGAGTATGAGGAACTAGATGAAGTAGATATGGCAGTTGTTGATAATTCAAAAGAAAGTAAGCAAgttgaagaggaagaagaggaagaagagaaagaagaaattgtttcTCAAAGTGAATTTGAGTATGATTCTGAAGATgatgaaactcaaaataaacTTGATGATGAATTTAATGGTAGCAATGATGATAGTGATGAGTAAATCACTTTCTTTTTGTTGGTGTAAAGGTGatgtttcatttgtatttttgttgttttcttttctattttgttcCATTATGTTTTGTTGATTTCTATAATATCCAAATTATGTTTATTGCTAACTTTTGAGTTGTAGAAAAATATCCAAATTATGGTTATTGTAGATGTCAAACCAAGATCATGGTAAAGAAGTTGCTTCTACAAGCCATTCGACCAAACGATAACCAAGACGTCCTTCACAATTTACTTGGAGTTCTCAACTTTTTGCTTTCCCATCCATTGGTTCATCATTTAGAAGAACTCATTTTGGATCTCGACCTTTGGCACAAAGAGcattgaaatcaaattcaagGCCAAATGTTGATCAATCATTCAAAACATCTCAATTTGCACCTCCACCGTTAGTACATGGAACattgaattcaaattcaaagcCAAATGTTAATGAATCATTCAAAACATCTCATTTTGCACCTCCACCTTTGGTACAAGGAGTGCAATCAACAAATCCAAATCCAACTCCTATGGATGGTAGACCTAATCTTGGATTAGATCAAACTAATTCCAAATCAGATGAAACTAGTTCTACAATAAATGCTACTAGTCCTAGATCAAATGAAACATTTGTTGCATCTGAGTCAAATTACAGTGTTTTCAAGCCAATTTTAaaccttgatggacaagggtaTACATATACTTTCAACAATTTATGGCTTATTTCAatactttataattattatgactTTATACATGTCATTTTGCAGATTCTTACCTTCACGCCTTGCAGCTAATTGGATTAGTGATATCCTCAAAAGTCACTATAATGAGCCATGGCCATCATGGAAGAAGATATCAATTAGACAAAGGGACTTGTGGTTTGGAGAGTTACTGGTTGTTTCATAtaattaactttgtttaattatatagtttaattttCATGTCTATATTAGTCTTACATATGGAAAACTTTGTTTCTTTATTGTAGAAGAAGTTTTCAATTTGTCCACCGGATCATAGATGGGcaagaagaaattttgaaatgcGAGGTGCTGTAATCATGAAAAGTAGTCTACAAAAGGCTCGGAAAATCAATACTAAGCCAAATTGGATTTTAGATAGCACATGGGATATATTATGTCAGCATTGGGAAtctaaagaatttaaaataaaaagcatgACTGGAAAGGAAAATCGGGCCTCTAACTTTGGAAGTTTTGGAGGGTCTCTTCACACATGTGGCTCTATTACCACATCTCAACATAGATATAATATGGTAATTTGTTTGTTAACtactttctttttataaatgtgCATAACtgtgtaaaatttattttattttttgtaggcAAAGATGAATGGAATGCCTCCAACAATAATAGAATTGTTTCGTCACACACACCAACGACGTAAGGACAACTCTTGGGTGGATGAAAAATCAGAGCAAGTAAATGTAATAAATCCTAAACTTTTATGATCTTCATATTCATTTAGTTCTAAGGTTATTTCCACTATTgatattcattaataaaatatatgattgcAGCCATTCCAATATAGATACCTACATATGTTTATGCCTTAGTTTCAAACTAATGTTACTAGTTGCTTTGTTCAATATGTAGTGGACtcatatttttcttacaatACACGAGTCTTTATATTaccaagaaaaagaagaaaaaaaaatagttcatgGTCTCTGTTTCAGGCTCAAAAGATAGATACATTTACTGTCCAACTTTGGCCCCTAGAACAAGCCTTAATTCACTATGTTTTTCGTGTCTTCCAGCTAAAGAAGGCAGTGGGAAAGTTATCTGTCGGACGTGTATCTATTTCATTTCCATTTTCCAGGATTTGAACCATAAGGATTGCTGAATTTAAAAAGAACATGGTATTGTTAGGACACAGGGGAAGAAAAGTAGTTAGAGACGGTTAGAACAGTTGGTTAGTGGGAATCAGTTAGATAAAGTACGGATGAAATGATTAAGTGTGAAAGGAATTATTCagataattaaaaagttttaagggAAGAAACAACTCTCTGAGAAGGGGAAATCCTTGTGGGATAATTATTTCTCTTGTTGTCGTTTGATAAATGCATTTCTaaattctcttttctctttcatcGGTTCACACAatgttcaaataaaatatttgactaTGGGATGCTATGGGCTTTTCAATATGAAATATTCCTGGTTAGTATAGTAAATATGTAAGATGTTGAAGATAGAATTAGTCCAAAATCTCATAGTGAAGGAAAGACAATTAAAATCTAGTAAAGTAAAATGGTTAAGCTGtcattatgtttgatttttttttctgatctgTATATTTATTCCACAACTTTCTCCAATTTTGAGATTTTATTGATATTACATTCTTGATATTAGTTGATTACAC contains:
- the LOC114175146 gene encoding uncharacterized protein LOC114175146; its protein translation is MDGRPNLGLDQTNSKSDETSSTINATSPRSNETFVASESNYSVFKPILNLDGQGFLPSRLAANWISDILKSHYNEPWPSWKKISIRQRDLWFGELLKKFSICPPDHRWARRNFEMRGAVIMKSSLQKARKINTKPNWILDSTWDILCQHWESKEFKIKSMTGKENRASNFGSFGGSLHTCGSITTSQHRYNMAKMNGMPPTIIELFRHTHQRRKDNSWVDEKSEQKFEELTQSASTQGITPPNELDVWCDVVGTKNGRIYGLGMESTVIRGWPYYHGTSSSNGWIQSQELEKLKKDLEGVKQQRDELRIKIVNIERLFEENNAMIRQWMNSINRQSMPLSFE